One window of Suricata suricatta isolate VVHF042 chromosome 6, meerkat_22Aug2017_6uvM2_HiC, whole genome shotgun sequence genomic DNA carries:
- the SELENOP gene encoding selenoprotein P, whose protein sequence is MWRSLGLALALCLLPWGRTESQGQNSFCKQPPPWSIRDQNPMLNSNGSVTVVALLQASUYLCILQASRLEDLRVKLEQQGYLNVSYVVVNHQGLSSRLKYTHLKNKVSEHIPVYQQDENQTDVWTLLNGNKDDFLIYDRCGRLVYHLGLPYSFLTFPYVEEAIKIAYCEDKCGNCSLMTLENEDFCKTVSSATTKAPQPHHHHHHHHHHNREHGHQHHGNGELPENQQPEAPHATEQLPSQVPHHQHKHVDHQRHGHPEDUDRPAGGESLQLPVPQKLURKGCINQLHCQMPKDSELTPSSUCUHURHLIFEQTGSAITUQCRENLPSLCSUQGLWAEENVFESUQURLPPPAURASQQLKPTEASTIUSUKNTAQMUKUPSY, encoded by the exons ATGTGGAGAAGCCTGGGGCTTGCCCTggctctctgtcttctcccctggggaagaacagagagccAGGGACAAAACTCCTTTTGTAAGCAGCCTCCGCCCTGGAGCATAAGGGATCAAAATCCAATGCTAAACTCAAATGGTTCAGTGACCGTGGTTGCTCTTCTTCAAGCCAGCTGATACCTGTGCATCCTCCAGGCATCCAG GTTGGAAGACCTGCGAGTAAAACTGGAGCAACAAGGATATTTGAATGTCTCTTATGTTGTTGTTAATCATCAAGGACTCTCTTCTCGATTAAAATATAcgcatcttaaaaataaagtttcagaaCATATTCCTGTTTATCAACAAGATGAAAACCAAACAGATGTCTGGACTCTCTTAAATGGGAACAAAGATGACTTCTTAATATATGACAG atgtggcCGTCTCGTATACCATCTTGGTTTGCCTTACTCCTTCCTAACTTTCCCATATGTAGAAGAAGCCATTAAGATCGCTTACTGTGAAGACAAATGTGGAAACTGCTCTctcatg ACACTGGAAAATGAAGACTTCTGTAAAACTGTATCTTCAGCTACAACTAAGGCTCCGCAgccacatcaccaccaccaccaccaccaccatcataaTCGTGAGCATGGGCATCAGCACCATGGGAACGGTGAGCTTCCAGAGAACCAGCAACCAGAAGCACCACATGCTACTGAGCAGCTCCCTTCCCAAGTCCCTCATCACCAGCACAAGCACGTGGACCACCAAAGACACGGCCATCCAGAGGACTGAGATAGGCCAGCAGGAGGTGAAAGTTTACAACTTCCTGTCCCACAAAAGCTCTGACGAAAGGGATGCATAAATCAGTTACACTGCCAAATGCCGAAAGATTCAGAGTTAACTCCTAGCAGCTGATGCTGACACTGACGGCATCTGATATTTGAACAAACAGGGTCTGCAATCACCTGACAATGTAGAGAAAACCTCCCCTCTTTATGTAGCTGACAGGGACTCTGGGCAGAGGAGAACGTCTTTGAATCTTGACAGTGACGTTTGCCTCCACCCGCCTGACGCGCAAGTCAGCAGCTCAAGCCCACGGAGGCCAGCACCATTTGAAGCTGAAAAAATACAGCCCAAATGTGAAAATGACCTTCATACTAA